In Paenibacillus guangzhouensis, a single window of DNA contains:
- a CDS encoding GNAT family N-acetyltransferase, whose protein sequence is MIRLAGVEEAHYVHQAMMAAFEEYRNADVPSSALHETVSSVEEALRNGSEQAVVCMNEEVPLGSARFKIDASGLYFSRLSVSPEARGRGIAKRMLSWLENYAGEQGKSRVWCRVRMSAPQNIRLYQSVGYQVYREEMVINPNGFAVNTVLMEKII, encoded by the coding sequence ATGATTCGATTAGCAGGAGTCGAAGAGGCTCATTACGTTCATCAAGCCATGATGGCTGCATTCGAGGAATATAGAAATGCTGATGTTCCTTCCAGTGCACTTCATGAGACAGTAAGTTCCGTCGAGGAAGCCTTGAGAAATGGGTCGGAGCAAGCTGTAGTATGTATGAATGAGGAAGTTCCGTTAGGTTCGGCAAGGTTTAAAATAGACGCAAGCGGTCTGTACTTCTCCCGCCTTTCTGTTAGTCCTGAAGCTAGAGGGAGAGGGATTGCTAAGCGTATGCTCTCATGGCTCGAAAATTATGCAGGAGAGCAGGGTAAGTCGAGAGTATGGTGCCGAGTTAGGATGTCGGCACCACAAAATATTCGATTGTACCAATCGGTTGGTTATCAGGTTTACAGGGAGGAAATGGTGATCAACCCAAATGGATTCGCGGTGAATACAGTGCTTATGGAAAAGATCATTTAA
- a CDS encoding VOC family protein — protein sequence MNNNQTLRGFATISYWADDVEAAKKWYSALLGIAPYFERSGPDGRLAYAEFRLGDYQHELGLIDRRFAPAAATSGPGGAIMYWHVDDIEGTLQKLKDMGAKEYEPLIPRGDSGFITASVVDPFGNVLGIMYNPHYLEILQSFK from the coding sequence ATGAACAACAACCAAACATTACGAGGATTTGCAACGATCAGTTACTGGGCGGATGATGTGGAAGCGGCTAAGAAGTGGTATTCCGCTCTGCTAGGCATCGCGCCTTACTTCGAACGCTCAGGACCGGATGGACGCTTAGCTTATGCCGAGTTCCGCCTTGGAGACTACCAGCACGAATTGGGATTGATTGATCGTCGTTTTGCTCCTGCTGCTGCGACGTCCGGCCCCGGCGGTGCCATCATGTACTGGCATGTTGACGATATCGAGGGCACACTTCAGAAATTAAAAGACATGGGAGCTAAAGAGTACGAGCCGCTCATCCCTCGCGGGGATTCAGGATTTATTACGGCTTCCGTCGTCGATCCATTCGGTAACGTGCTCGGCATCATGTACAATCCTCATTATTTGGAAATCCTACAATCCTTTAAATGA
- a CDS encoding DMT family transporter, which produces MSRLLYAALVMLSLIWGGSFFFIKQLLHDFGPWTIAFLRSSFGLITITIIMFVCKKPFELRKIQWFPMAVMALVNTAVPWAIIGFSETRLSSSMASILNATTPLWTIVVGALVFKVATHRMQWIGMGVAFVGLIILLDINPHSIVSVDLIGFICMLAATLCYAFGSQLSKRLKGVSMYQTTFGTLLCAMLGSGTMAFSTEPVDLSKVTSLTNIGMLIGLGIFGSGIAYILFYFMVQRGSPEFATMVTYLVPATAILWGYTLLNEPVHWSLFAGLAFILSGVFVSSRKRVSPGTSNQKNTVS; this is translated from the coding sequence GTGTCTCGATTACTCTACGCTGCATTAGTGATGCTAAGTCTGATTTGGGGAGGTTCGTTTTTCTTTATTAAGCAGCTGCTGCACGACTTCGGTCCGTGGACGATTGCTTTCCTAAGATCAAGCTTTGGGTTAATCACCATTACGATCATCATGTTCGTATGTAAGAAACCATTCGAGTTACGTAAAATACAGTGGTTCCCGATGGCCGTCATGGCGCTTGTTAACACGGCTGTTCCTTGGGCAATTATCGGGTTCAGCGAAACTCGATTGTCCAGTAGTATGGCCTCAATATTGAATGCCACCACGCCGCTATGGACGATCGTCGTCGGGGCGCTGGTCTTTAAGGTGGCTACGCACCGGATGCAATGGATAGGTATGGGCGTGGCATTTGTTGGGCTGATTATATTACTAGACATTAATCCGCATTCCATTGTGTCGGTCGACTTGATCGGATTTATCTGTATGCTGGCTGCGACGTTATGCTATGCGTTCGGTTCTCAGTTGTCCAAGCGGCTTAAGGGTGTATCGATGTATCAGACGACATTCGGCACGCTGCTCTGCGCGATGCTCGGAAGCGGGACAATGGCATTTTCAACCGAACCGGTTGACTTGTCGAAGGTGACTTCGTTAACGAATATCGGGATGCTCATTGGATTGGGCATATTCGGCTCAGGCATTGCTTATATTTTATTTTATTTCATGGTTCAACGAGGAAGTCCTGAATTCGCAACGATGGTGACTTATCTCGTTCCAGCTACTGCCATCCTATGGGGATATACGCTGTTGAACGAGCCCGTTCACTGGAGCTTATTCGCAGGGCTTGCCTTTATTCTGAGCGGCGTATTCGTATCCAGCAGGAAACGGGTAAGTCCGGGAACCAGTAATCAAAAAAACACGGTCAGCTGA
- a CDS encoding COG4705 family protein encodes MKVNQDKMKFLLNKVPEVTIFFWIIKVLCTTVGETFADFLNFSLGYGLSLTTMIMGIAFFIVLYFQFRATKYIPGIYWLTVVLISVFGTLVTDNLTDNIGIPLETSTIVFSVLLGLTFLCWYLSEKTLSIHSIYTRRREVFYWLTILFTFALGTAVGDLFSEQLGLGYLLTGITVIMIITCVFLARKFMKLDGILTFWIAYILTRPLGASLGDYLSQPINNGALGLGTTITSIIFLIAILAIIIFLAVTEFDTTSKHITAETNQAIGSKKHVLMQTVVVLCIFFVVGIGGYVGLNNHIASQTDATQATLAGQLTDFVQIESDMLNDINANDFAMAKKDADNLEHQWDTSEPKLRKIDGNTWTQIDGTIDVVLAAVRSGSPDDSKCKSAVNDSLSSLNKANK; translated from the coding sequence ATGAAAGTGAACCAAGACAAAATGAAATTTCTACTTAACAAGGTACCTGAAGTTACTATTTTCTTCTGGATTATTAAAGTGTTATGTACAACGGTCGGTGAGACATTTGCCGATTTCCTCAATTTCAGTCTTGGATATGGATTATCGCTCACGACAATGATCATGGGAATCGCGTTTTTCATTGTGTTGTATTTTCAATTCCGAGCAACGAAATATATTCCCGGCATTTATTGGCTAACGGTTGTGCTGATTAGCGTATTCGGGACACTCGTCACCGATAATCTGACAGACAATATCGGAATACCTCTCGAGACGAGTACAATCGTGTTCTCCGTGCTACTAGGACTAACTTTTCTTTGTTGGTATCTTAGCGAGAAAACACTCTCAATCCACTCGATTTACACGAGGAGAAGAGAAGTTTTCTATTGGCTTACCATTCTATTCACATTTGCACTTGGTACAGCCGTCGGGGATCTATTCTCCGAGCAACTCGGTCTTGGTTACCTTCTCACAGGAATAACTGTGATTATGATTATTACTTGCGTATTCTTGGCACGTAAATTTATGAAGCTTGATGGGATATTAACATTCTGGATTGCCTATATTCTTACGCGTCCACTCGGAGCATCACTCGGAGATTACCTATCTCAACCCATAAATAATGGCGCGTTAGGTTTGGGGACAACCATTACGAGTATCATTTTCCTTATCGCTATTCTGGCGATCATTATTTTCCTTGCGGTGACAGAATTTGATACAACGTCAAAACATATAACCGCAGAAACAAACCAAGCCATTGGAAGCAAGAAGCATGTTTTGATGCAGACTGTTGTGGTACTGTGCATTTTCTTCGTTGTTGGTATAGGCGGTTATGTCGGGTTAAACAATCATATCGCTTCGCAAACCGATGCTACACAAGCTACATTGGCCGGGCAATTAACGGATTTCGTTCAAATTGAGAGTGATATGTTAAACGATATAAACGCCAATGACTTTGCTATGGCAAAAAAAGACGCAGATAATTTAGAACATCAGTGGGATACTTCTGAGCCTAAGCTCCGGAAAATAGACGGTAACACATGGACTCAAATTGATGGAACCATTGATGTGGTATTAGCGGCAGTCCGTTCAGGAAGCCCTGATGACAGCAAGTGTAAATCTGCAGTTAATGACTCGCTTAGCAGCTTAAACAAAGCGAATAAATGA
- a CDS encoding pentapeptide repeat-containing protein, with product MTMTNEKMEIHMADISGSVFKDVRAEELQFDNVSLAKTQINNANMSGIAINDVNGAKSNITNANLSQITIQHANLSHAVIDHVHLFGTEFSHVVLPQECDGNYNPEGNYKPISFQQCDLTKTQFNQCNLSNVELTDCDIRGLKINGVLIEELLRK from the coding sequence ATGACAATGACAAATGAAAAGATGGAAATTCACATGGCGGATATCTCCGGTTCGGTCTTTAAGGATGTAAGAGCTGAAGAGCTTCAATTCGATAATGTAAGTCTCGCCAAGACGCAGATCAACAACGCCAACATGAGCGGAATAGCCATCAATGACGTGAATGGCGCCAAATCTAACATTACGAATGCGAATCTGTCCCAGATCACGATCCAGCATGCGAATCTCAGTCATGCCGTTATCGACCATGTTCATCTATTCGGAACCGAATTTAGCCATGTTGTCCTCCCGCAAGAATGTGATGGGAACTACAACCCGGAAGGCAATTATAAACCGATTTCCTTCCAACAATGCGATCTCACGAAAACACAGTTCAATCAATGCAATCTATCCAACGTCGAGCTTACCGATTGCGATATTAGGGGATTGAAGATTAACGGCGTGCTGATCGAAGAATTGCTTCGGAAGTAA
- a CDS encoding serine hydrolase domain-containing protein: MSSLKTKDLHAFVNEVIDRTLTEKRIVGTVVQIARRGERVYSRAAGLADREQRRPMEEDALFRYASVTKPIVSTAALVLISQGKLQLSDSVTKWLPNFRPVLSKGEPASITVQQLMTHTAGLTYRFFQEEHGTYALAGVSDGMDQTGISLEDNLKRIASAPLLYEPGTMWRYSIATDVLGAVIEKAVGMPLNEAVHRLVTKPLGMHNTAFVAVDESRLTAAYADSPGEPRRLRDDDTVPFVEGTAGFRLSPNRANDTSAYPSGGAGMVGSAGDFLKLLETLRLGGAPILPEALVKEMTTNQIGDLHMPYWPGRGFGLGFTLLKDPVAANTPESAGTWRMGGTYGHSWFVDPTEELSVVAFTNTALEGMSGKFTTDICEAVYAGIQRTASK, translated from the coding sequence ATGAGCAGCTTAAAAACAAAAGATCTGCACGCATTCGTTAACGAAGTCATTGACCGTACACTTACGGAGAAAAGAATTGTCGGTACAGTAGTTCAAATCGCACGAAGAGGAGAACGGGTCTACAGTAGAGCAGCCGGTCTAGCTGACCGCGAGCAGCGACGGCCGATGGAGGAAGACGCCTTGTTCAGATATGCGTCCGTCACGAAGCCGATCGTATCGACCGCAGCACTAGTCTTAATCTCACAGGGAAAATTACAGCTTAGCGACTCAGTGACCAAATGGCTTCCTAATTTCCGCCCCGTCTTATCTAAGGGAGAGCCCGCTTCCATAACAGTGCAGCAGTTAATGACGCATACCGCTGGACTAACGTATCGGTTCTTCCAAGAAGAACATGGTACCTATGCGCTGGCAGGGGTATCCGATGGCATGGATCAGACAGGAATCTCGCTAGAGGACAATCTGAAGAGAATCGCATCCGCTCCCCTGCTCTATGAACCAGGGACGATGTGGAGATATTCCATCGCAACGGACGTATTGGGGGCTGTCATCGAAAAAGCTGTAGGCATGCCTCTGAACGAGGCGGTTCACAGGCTCGTTACGAAACCGTTAGGTATGCACAACACGGCTTTTGTGGCGGTAGATGAATCTAGACTTACTGCAGCATATGCAGATTCTCCTGGAGAACCTCGACGTTTGCGTGACGATGATACCGTTCCTTTTGTAGAGGGAACAGCAGGATTCCGACTTTCTCCCAATCGAGCTAACGATACATCAGCGTATCCTTCGGGTGGAGCTGGCATGGTCGGCAGCGCAGGCGATTTCCTTAAGCTGTTGGAAACGTTGCGTTTAGGCGGCGCGCCTATTCTTCCCGAAGCGCTCGTGAAAGAGATGACAACGAATCAAATCGGAGATCTGCATATGCCGTATTGGCCAGGCAGGGGGTTTGGCTTAGGATTCACTTTGCTTAAAGACCCTGTCGCTGCCAATACCCCGGAATCAGCAGGTACGTGGAGAATGGGCGGCACCTACGGTCATTCGTGGTTTGTCGATCCGACAGAAGAGCTAAGTGTTGTAGCCTTTACGAACACAGCGCTCGAGGGAATGTCAGGCAAGTTTACAACGGATATATGCGAAGCGGTCTATGCCGGTATTCAAAGGACAGCATCGAAGTAA
- a CDS encoding Lrp/AsnC family transcriptional regulator — translation MDEIDYNILFHLQNQARLSMTELGKLVGLSQPAVTERVRRMEEKGVIEEYRTVVSHPKVGKSCTAYMLFRTRDCYAFLDFCRESPDVVECYRISGEHNYLLKVLTDSTQGLEAFENKCDPYGTYTTLIVMSSPIAYKNLIEGTNLLA, via the coding sequence ATGGACGAAATTGACTATAACATTCTGTTCCACTTGCAAAATCAAGCCAGATTATCGATGACGGAATTGGGCAAGTTGGTAGGCTTGTCGCAGCCGGCTGTGACGGAACGCGTAAGGAGAATGGAAGAAAAGGGTGTAATTGAAGAATACCGTACTGTGGTTTCTCATCCTAAAGTGGGTAAGTCATGCACAGCCTACATGTTATTCCGGACAAGGGACTGCTATGCATTCCTGGATTTTTGCCGTGAATCACCTGACGTCGTAGAATGTTATCGGATTAGCGGGGAACATAACTATTTACTAAAAGTATTGACGGACTCTACGCAAGGATTAGAAGCGTTCGAGAATAAGTGTGATCCGTATGGCACCTATACAACCTTAATTGTGATGTCTTCGCCGATTGCCTATAAAAATCTGATTGAAGGGACAAATTTATTGGCATAG